One genomic region from Thermoleptolyngbya sichuanensis A183 encodes:
- a CDS encoding sensor histidine kinase: MSRVEPIDRVSSVVDSWEQQGSILDAVSVGVVVCGRRVEVQFCNQIGRSLLGLTGDLPPDSPLECLTEGWICETGSKLSVAQLVQQAIATGATLQAVVGIPQAWQNSAFGGSVTWLRLSIQPLPPSASPSAAVCTLIDLTEQCRAAQQGQCPQGSLCESQRDQVADLVLARQELMQRTEQLEAINRELESFSYSVSHDLRAPLRHISGFVAVLGDRLAANGWLDDPKVTHYLDTIRNSSRKMGLLIDGLLNLSRVTRRSLVQRPVPLRPLVDRAIALATSNEQPGSPVEFVIRDLPTVSGDATLLQQVFANLIDNAVKFSRPMPQPRVEIGCLPDHTLFVRDNGVGFPPEFTDQIFGAFQRLHPEQEFEGMGIGLALVQRIVLRHGGKIWAESQPGQGSTLYFTLRGVQTSGERESESGLERGR; the protein is encoded by the coding sequence ATGAGTAGGGTGGAGCCGATCGATAGAGTCAGCAGCGTTGTGGACAGTTGGGAGCAGCAGGGATCGATTCTGGACGCAGTAAGCGTCGGGGTGGTGGTCTGTGGACGGCGGGTTGAGGTACAGTTCTGTAACCAGATAGGGCGATCGCTCTTGGGGCTGACGGGCGATTTGCCGCCGGATAGCCCGCTCGAGTGCCTGACTGAAGGCTGGATTTGTGAAACGGGGTCGAAGCTATCGGTGGCGCAGTTGGTTCAGCAGGCGATCGCCACTGGAGCGACCCTGCAAGCGGTGGTGGGGATACCCCAGGCTTGGCAGAATAGTGCTTTCGGAGGGTCTGTGACCTGGCTCAGGCTGAGCATCCAGCCCCTGCCCCCAAGCGCCTCTCCGTCAGCGGCAGTTTGCACGCTGATCGACCTCACCGAGCAGTGCCGCGCAGCGCAACAGGGACAATGTCCGCAGGGATCGCTTTGCGAATCGCAGCGTGATCAAGTCGCAGACCTAGTGCTGGCCCGGCAGGAATTAATGCAGCGCACCGAGCAGCTAGAGGCGATCAACCGCGAGCTAGAGTCCTTTTCCTACTCGGTGTCGCACGATTTGCGGGCCCCCCTGCGCCATATTTCGGGCTTTGTAGCGGTCTTGGGCGATCGCCTAGCGGCCAACGGCTGGCTGGATGACCCCAAAGTGACTCACTATCTGGACACCATTCGCAACAGCAGCCGCAAGATGGGCCTGCTGATTGACGGGCTGCTCAATCTGTCGCGAGTTACCCGGCGATCGCTCGTGCAGCGCCCAGTGCCGCTCCGTCCCCTGGTCGATCGGGCGATCGCCCTGGCCACGTCCAACGAACAGCCCGGTTCCCCCGTCGAATTTGTGATTAGAGATTTGCCAACGGTGTCGGGCGACGCGACCCTGCTCCAGCAGGTGTTCGCCAACCTGATCGACAATGCCGTCAAGTTCAGCCGCCCTATGCCCCAGCCCCGCGTCGAAATCGGCTGCCTGCCCGACCACACGCTGTTCGTCCGCGACAACGGCGTGGGCTTTCCGCCCGAATTCACTGATCAGATCTTTGGCGCATTCCAGCGGCTGCATCCGGAGCAAGAGTTTGAGGGCATGGGCATTGGGCTGGCGCTGGTGCAGCGGATTGTCTTGCGCCACGGCGGCAAAATCTGGGCAGAGAGCCAACCTGGGCAGGGCAGCACGCTCTATTTCACCCTCCGGGGGGTTCAAACCTCTGGGGAGCGTGAATCAGAGTCAGGCTTGGAACGCGGCAGGTGA
- a CDS encoding DUF1611 domain-containing protein: protein MMLTAESRVAILLHEGTQGSHGKTGLSLLRYSDIPIVAVIDQAAVGRSLLEITGIPRDVPIVASVREALAYSPTVLTIGIAPSGGALPDAWWQEVKDGVAAGLSVVNGLHTPMATAPDLRDLVRDGQWIWDVRQEPPGLTVGGGKARSLSCKRVLTVGTDMSVGKMSASLELDRACRARGLRSRFIATGQTGLMLGHDGIPLDAVRIDFAAGAVEQAVLRNAPNQDILHIEGQGSLMNPASTATLPLMRGSQPTHLVLVHRAGQTEIRSFPGFHIPPLPEVIQVYETIVHAGGTFAPTKVVAIALNTFHLDEAAAQRAIAQTQDETGLPCTDVIRFGAEGILEVVLD, encoded by the coding sequence ATGATGCTGACGGCTGAGAGTCGGGTTGCCATTCTGCTGCATGAGGGAACGCAGGGTTCCCACGGCAAAACAGGGCTGTCTCTATTGCGCTATAGCGACATTCCAATTGTGGCGGTGATTGACCAAGCGGCGGTGGGGCGATCGCTCCTCGAAATAACTGGGATTCCCCGCGATGTGCCGATTGTGGCCTCGGTGCGCGAGGCGCTGGCCTATTCCCCAACCGTGCTGACCATTGGCATTGCGCCGTCGGGTGGGGCGCTGCCCGATGCCTGGTGGCAAGAGGTGAAGGACGGCGTGGCGGCAGGATTGTCGGTGGTCAACGGGCTGCACACGCCAATGGCGACGGCTCCCGACTTGCGGGATCTGGTGCGCGACGGACAGTGGATTTGGGACGTGCGGCAGGAACCCCCAGGGCTGACCGTGGGCGGCGGCAAAGCGCGATCGCTCTCCTGCAAGCGAGTGCTGACGGTGGGCACGGATATGAGCGTGGGCAAAATGTCTGCCAGCCTGGAGCTAGACCGGGCCTGTCGGGCGCGGGGGCTGCGATCGCGCTTCATCGCCACCGGGCAAACGGGGCTAATGCTGGGGCACGACGGCATTCCGCTGGACGCGGTGCGGATTGACTTTGCCGCTGGAGCCGTCGAGCAAGCCGTGCTGCGGAATGCGCCCAACCAAGACATTCTGCACATCGAGGGCCAGGGTTCCCTGATGAATCCCGCCTCCACGGCCACGCTGCCTCTGATGCGCGGCAGCCAGCCCACCCACCTCGTCCTGGTTCACCGCGCGGGCCAAACCGAAATCCGCAGCTTTCCTGGTTTCCACATTCCGCCGTTGCCGGAAGTTATCCAGGTCTATGAAACCATCGTCCATGCAGGCGGCACCTTCGCCCCGACCAAGGTGGTGGCGATCGCCCTCAACACCTTTCACCTAGACGAAGCAGCCGCACAGCGGGCGATCGCCCAGACCCAGGACGAAACCGGACTGCCCTGCACGGACGTAATCCGCTTTGGCGCAGAGGGAATCTTGGAGGTGGTGCTGGATTGA
- a CDS encoding B12-binding domain-containing radical SAM protein: MNVLLLWPVMPNSFWSYQETLDLAGLRSTNPPLGLITVAAMLPEDWNLRFADRNVCPETEADWDWCDLVMISAMVIQKADFQALIRKGVALGKKVAVGGPYPTSYPDVAQEAGAHYLILDEGECTIPLFLEAIARHEPSGIFRSAEKPDVTQTPIPRFDLLNLEAYLAITVQFSRGCPFQCEFCDIINLYGRKPRTKTPEQMLAEFDRLYELGWRRYVFVVDDNFIGNKRNAKVFLRALIPWMEAHQYPFILLTEASLNLAEDDELLELMVKAGFTIVFMGIETPDTESLVGINKLQNTRQSLIDACHKVTRAGLQIMAGFIIGFDGERPGAGRRVREFIQETGIPQAQFSILQALRNTALWNRLQQEGRLTDGLGTFHQGTIMNFVPTRPVEEIAREYIDAFWHIYDPMNFLKRTFRHFRMMNGWRAKSDRPFTRTEWQLFSAICWRQGVLRSTRFRFWGQLLAIALTRPRLLYDYLVALSTGEHFFQFRHVVKAQLEEQLAALAAAQSVQAAAERQVAEVTG, encoded by the coding sequence ATGAATGTGCTGTTGCTCTGGCCCGTGATGCCCAATTCCTTCTGGTCGTATCAGGAAACGCTGGATCTAGCGGGACTGCGATCGACCAATCCGCCCCTGGGCCTAATTACGGTGGCGGCGATGCTGCCTGAAGACTGGAACCTGCGCTTTGCCGATCGCAATGTCTGCCCCGAAACCGAGGCCGACTGGGACTGGTGTGATCTGGTCATGATCTCGGCAATGGTGATTCAAAAAGCAGACTTTCAAGCGCTGATTCGCAAGGGCGTAGCGCTGGGTAAGAAAGTGGCAGTGGGCGGCCCATACCCGACCTCTTATCCAGACGTGGCCCAGGAAGCAGGGGCCCACTATCTGATTCTGGACGAGGGAGAATGCACGATTCCTCTGTTTCTGGAGGCGATCGCCCGCCACGAACCCAGCGGCATCTTTCGCTCTGCTGAAAAGCCGGATGTCACGCAAACGCCGATTCCCCGGTTTGACCTGCTGAATCTAGAAGCTTACCTGGCGATTACTGTGCAGTTTTCACGCGGCTGCCCCTTCCAGTGCGAATTCTGCGACATCATTAACCTCTACGGCCGTAAGCCCCGCACCAAAACGCCAGAGCAAATGCTGGCTGAGTTCGATCGCCTCTATGAATTGGGCTGGCGGCGCTATGTGTTTGTGGTAGACGACAACTTTATCGGCAACAAGCGCAATGCCAAGGTGTTCCTGCGGGCGCTAATTCCCTGGATGGAGGCGCACCAGTATCCGTTTATCTTACTGACCGAAGCCTCGCTGAACCTGGCAGAAGATGACGAATTGCTAGAACTCATGGTGAAAGCAGGTTTTACGATCGTCTTCATGGGCATTGAAACGCCCGATACCGAGAGCTTGGTGGGCATTAATAAACTGCAAAACACGCGCCAATCGCTGATCGATGCTTGCCACAAGGTCACACGGGCCGGGCTGCAAATCATGGCAGGCTTCATCATCGGCTTTGATGGCGAACGGCCGGGGGCGGGGCGGCGCGTGCGTGAGTTTATTCAGGAAACCGGAATTCCTCAGGCGCAATTTAGCATCTTGCAGGCGCTCCGCAATACCGCCCTGTGGAACCGACTCCAGCAGGAGGGACGGCTCACCGATGGTCTGGGAACCTTCCATCAGGGCACGATTATGAACTTTGTGCCGACGCGCCCCGTGGAAGAGATTGCTCGCGAGTATATCGACGCTTTCTGGCATATCTATGACCCGATGAATTTCCTGAAGCGCACCTTTCGCCATTTCCGCATGATGAATGGCTGGCGGGCTAAGAGCGATCGCCCCTTCACCCGCACCGAGTGGCAACTCTTCAGCGCGATTTGCTGGCGACAGGGCGTGCTGCGCTCCACGCGATTTCGGTTTTGGGGGCAACTGCTGGCGATCGCCCTCACCCGGCCGCGCCTGCTCTACGACTATCTCGTTGCCCTTAGCACCGGCGAGCATTTCTTCCAGTTTCGCCATGTGGTGAAAGCGCAGCTTGAGGAACAGCTAGCGGCCCTGGCAGCCGCGCAGTCTGTGCAAGCCGCGGCCGAGCGGCAGGTGGCCGAGGTGACGGGGTAA
- a CDS encoding GUN4 domain-containing protein, translating to MGKYALLIGVSNYQNQDAVRPSPSARNDVNALREVLLHPEIGGFDEAPQVFDPDRMELEERIEEFFRKCSAHDLAVMYFSGRGLRDDLGRAYFATRSTRRNSDGQLVKATALPVGLVRDLSGSSRSRQQVMILDCGFNAQVDPAVAARANGSFSIGHQLGAQGRAILLAADDAPVVLDDCDPDLSLYTHHLVEGMTTGAADQDHDGQVSVKELHTYTSDRVRLVLPTMQPELIALRDEDGAIALTRVFPQDPRQRYREAVQRQLDPDGRLTPASVAILKRQRSQFGLSDADALSVEAELMQPFREHAERLQDYRQTLSAELAQAYPLSPTQLGRLRELQQVLELSDEEVEPIHEALMQPYAEREAAYRTHLIQYEQALTKALLQADPPSDAVRDRLRQQQSVWGLVDADVAAIERRVQQQIQERRERDRHNLLRYEQEYEAALRASETLGPADRLKLDKLQHTLDLRQVQIDSVEQRVQARLQKERAEREARRQQYQAAFLQAIAQEPTLRKSERDRLQTLQTRLQLSDADVEALEQAALLHQRQQQHQQNLKRYEQAMAQRLRLECPLNESSLSELKLIQESLMLTDEEIAAIQRKLTALAEAQRRAQAEEQPQTFAAGVPPASPAGSNAASPPPAAAPAPSVPLPPPTGQPAPPQSFVPQPGSAAPEPLNLGTNLGTNLGTNLGETPAGGTARIAPPPPPSPAFTTPPAVVPAAPSANSSTKPATAPPPSPLLPDPWETSPEDLPTDATSKATADTTADNGAGASAEAATTAAPPLPPEFTETTASDPPPPAAESQPAPDSSPAATPAENGSAPLPLPSPPPAPEAPLSDLPEPQLQVEAFVVEGLGQAPPAPEAPLPPESVSPPAGSPEPAAPEPAASKPSVADPAPDLATESAAAPATPDDWLEDIATHTPPPPPDLVNSIDGSVDTPAPPADYPEDEPEDLGELPLPEGWSAGVPPGLVSPGGSGNGDRPIADAPIAGTPIADGSAPHHPDNAMPPAGIPAWGNGGVPMPPGQVITAIDPPPGIITGGGMAPAPQPVQAPADLLPSECGIDYTRLQGLLQERLWLEADRYTCHLMLLAAGRQKQDWLNPDSLARFPCVDLNTINGLWQKYSNGHFGFTTQERIYQGLGVELPHARRALDFAVLVDWAWKGVGGSYAMFKPYRQLTFGLHAPPGHLPALWYWKLGLWSGFRSGSLGKMRDFGGEDEIQMLAALMGRLSDCNIR from the coding sequence ATGGGGAAATATGCCCTGCTGATTGGGGTCAGCAACTACCAAAATCAGGATGCCGTCCGCCCATCTCCGAGCGCCCGAAACGATGTCAACGCGCTGCGGGAGGTTTTGCTGCATCCAGAAATCGGCGGCTTTGATGAAGCCCCGCAGGTGTTTGACCCCGACCGCATGGAGCTAGAGGAACGCATTGAGGAGTTTTTTCGCAAGTGCAGCGCCCACGATCTGGCGGTGATGTACTTTTCGGGGCGGGGGCTGCGCGACGATTTGGGGCGGGCCTACTTCGCGACCCGTTCCACCCGCCGCAACTCAGACGGACAACTAGTCAAAGCAACCGCCCTGCCTGTGGGGCTGGTGCGCGATCTGTCGGGCAGCAGCCGCTCGCGCCAGCAGGTGATGATTCTAGACTGTGGCTTTAACGCTCAGGTAGACCCGGCCGTGGCGGCACGGGCCAATGGCTCCTTTAGCATTGGGCATCAGTTGGGAGCGCAGGGGCGGGCGATTTTGCTGGCGGCAGATGATGCGCCTGTGGTGCTGGATGACTGCGATCCGGATCTGTCGCTGTATACGCATCATCTAGTAGAGGGGATGACAACGGGCGCGGCGGATCAGGATCACGACGGCCAGGTGTCGGTGAAGGAGTTGCACACCTACACGAGCGATCGCGTGCGCCTGGTTTTGCCGACGATGCAGCCGGAACTGATTGCGCTGCGGGATGAGGACGGGGCGATCGCCCTCACCCGCGTTTTCCCCCAAGACCCCCGCCAGCGCTATCGGGAAGCAGTGCAGCGGCAGCTTGACCCCGACGGACGACTGACTCCCGCATCCGTGGCGATTTTAAAACGGCAGCGATCGCAGTTTGGGCTGTCGGATGCCGATGCGCTCAGCGTCGAGGCAGAACTGATGCAGCCTTTCCGAGAACACGCCGAGCGCCTGCAAGACTATCGCCAGACGCTCAGCGCCGAACTGGCCCAGGCGTATCCGCTGTCTCCAACACAACTGGGTCGGCTGAGGGAATTGCAGCAGGTGTTGGAACTGTCGGATGAGGAAGTGGAGCCGATCCACGAGGCGCTGATGCAGCCCTACGCCGAGCGCGAAGCCGCCTACCGCACCCATCTGATTCAGTATGAGCAAGCCCTGACCAAGGCGCTGCTGCAAGCCGACCCGCCCAGTGACGCGGTGCGCGATCGCCTGCGACAGCAGCAATCTGTGTGGGGACTGGTCGACGCAGACGTGGCCGCCATCGAACGGCGCGTGCAGCAGCAAATTCAGGAACGCCGCGAGCGCGATCGCCACAACCTGTTGCGCTATGAACAGGAATACGAAGCGGCGCTGCGGGCTAGCGAAACCCTTGGCCCCGCCGATCGGCTCAAGCTCGACAAGCTGCAACACACGCTCGACCTGCGCCAGGTGCAAATCGACTCGGTGGAACAGCGCGTGCAGGCTCGGTTGCAGAAGGAACGGGCCGAACGAGAGGCGCGGCGGCAGCAATATCAAGCGGCGTTTTTGCAGGCGATCGCCCAGGAGCCGACCCTGCGAAAATCCGAGCGCGATCGCCTCCAGACCTTGCAAACGCGCCTCCAGCTTAGCGATGCAGACGTGGAAGCCCTAGAGCAGGCCGCGCTGCTCCACCAGCGCCAGCAGCAGCACCAGCAAAATCTGAAACGCTACGAGCAGGCGATGGCCCAGCGCCTTAGGCTAGAGTGTCCCTTAAACGAGTCGAGCCTATCTGAACTAAAACTGATTCAGGAGTCTCTCATGCTGACGGATGAGGAAATTGCCGCGATTCAGCGCAAGCTAACGGCCCTGGCCGAAGCCCAGCGCCGCGCCCAGGCAGAAGAGCAGCCCCAAACTTTCGCCGCGGGTGTGCCGCCTGCATCGCCGGCCGGAAGCAATGCTGCCAGTCCCCCGCCCGCCGCTGCACCTGCCCCATCCGTGCCGCTGCCCCCGCCCACGGGCCAGCCCGCGCCGCCCCAGAGCTTTGTGCCGCAGCCCGGTTCGGCTGCCCCAGAACCACTGAATTTGGGGACGAACCTGGGGACGAACCTAGGGACGAATTTGGGGGAGACTCCCGCAGGGGGCACTGCGCGAATCGCCCCGCCGCCCCCGCCCTCACCAGCGTTTACCACGCCACCCGCCGTCGTTCCCGCTGCTCCGTCTGCTAATTCATCCACAAAGCCTGCGACGGCCCCGCCTCCATCCCCCCTGCTGCCCGACCCCTGGGAAACCTCACCAGAAGACTTGCCCACCGACGCGACTTCCAAGGCGACGGCTGACACGACGGCTGACAATGGCGCAGGCGCAAGCGCAGAGGCGGCGACAACCGCAGCGCCTCCCCTCCCGCCGGAATTCACCGAAACCACAGCCAGCGACCCGCCCCCGCCCGCTGCCGAATCCCAACCTGCCCCAGACTCCTCACCCGCAGCCACACCTGCGGAAAATGGCAGTGCGCCGCTGCCCCTGCCGTCTCCGCCGCCAGCCCCCGAAGCGCCGTTGTCTGACCTGCCGGAACCCCAGCTTCAGGTCGAGGCGTTTGTGGTCGAAGGGCTAGGACAAGCCCCCCCAGCCCCCGAAGCGCCGTTGCCGCCAGAATCCGTCTCGCCGCCAGCGGGATCGCCTGAGCCTGCTGCCCCGGAGCCTGCTGCCTCTAAACCGTCGGTTGCCGATCCTGCACCTGATCTTGCAACGGAATCCGCAGCCGCACCCGCCACCCCTGATGATTGGCTGGAGGACATTGCCACCCACACCCCGCCGCCACCGCCCGATCTGGTGAATAGCATCGATGGCAGCGTGGACACGCCCGCCCCGCCAGCCGACTATCCAGAGGATGAACCAGAGGACTTGGGAGAACTGCCGCTGCCCGAAGGATGGTCAGCCGGAGTGCCGCCGGGTCTGGTTTCCCCGGGAGGGTCTGGGAATGGCGATCGCCCCATTGCAGATGCCCCCATTGCAGGCACTCCCATTGCAGACGGTTCCGCACCCCATCATCCCGACAACGCAATGCCGCCCGCAGGCATCCCAGCCTGGGGCAATGGCGGAGTCCCCATGCCGCCGGGCCAGGTTATCACCGCCATCGACCCACCGCCAGGAATCATAACAGGGGGCGGCATGGCTCCAGCGCCCCAGCCCGTCCAGGCTCCAGCCGACCTGCTGCCCTCCGAGTGCGGCATCGACTACACCCGGCTGCAAGGGCTATTGCAGGAACGACTCTGGCTCGAAGCAGATAGATACACCTGTCACCTGATGCTCTTAGCCGCAGGTCGCCAAAAGCAGGACTGGCTCAACCCAGACTCCCTGGCCCGGTTTCCCTGTGTGGATTTGAACACGATCAACGGCCTGTGGCAGAAGTATAGCAACGGACATTTTGGCTTTACGACGCAGGAGCGCATCTATCAAGGACTGGGTGTTGAACTGCCCCACGCGCGGCGAGCGCTGGACTTTGCGGTGCTGGTGGATTGGGCCTGGAAAGGGGTGGGCGGCTCCTACGCGATGTTCAAGCCCTACAGACAACTGACCTTTGGTCTGCACGCGCCACCGGGACATCTGCCCGCGCTGTGGTATTGGAAGCTGGGTCTGTGGTCTGGGTTCCGCTCTGGTTCCCTGGGCAAGATGCGCGATTTTGGGGGCGAGGACGAAATCCAAATGCTGGCGGCACTGATGGGGCGACTGTCGGACTGCAACATTCGCTAA
- the hisS gene encoding histidine--tRNA ligase: MSAIQAIRGTRDILPEEVGYWQQIEAAARQILGNAGYREIRTPIFEQTELFERGIGEATDVVGKEMYTFTDRGDRSITLRPEMTAGLVRSLIEHKLYAAGNAQRLWCVGPVFRYERPQAGRQRQFHQLDVEVMGSADPRADAEVIALATDLLQHLGLKTLTMDLNSVGTPADRQQYRAALVDYFTPFKAELDPDSQDRLTRNPMRILDSKDARTKEIVQDAPSILDYLSAESQQRFEAVQQRLTDLGIAYQVNPRLVRGLDYYTHTAFEIQSADLGAQATVCGGGRYDGLVAELGGPETPAVGWGLGMERLVLLLQKLHPATEVSVDFYVVSKGDRPEAQSLQIAQTLRRLGFSVDLDLSGSAFGKQMKRADRSGAAACLILGDEEAETGMVQVKWLASGEQEAIAQADLASRADLLRQQLGKR, translated from the coding sequence ATGAGCGCAATTCAGGCGATTCGGGGCACGCGAGACATTTTGCCGGAGGAAGTGGGCTACTGGCAGCAGATTGAGGCGGCAGCCCGACAAATCCTGGGCAATGCGGGCTATCGCGAAATCCGCACGCCGATTTTTGAGCAAACCGAACTATTTGAACGCGGGATTGGCGAAGCCACCGATGTCGTGGGCAAGGAAATGTATACCTTCACCGATCGGGGCGATCGCTCTATTACCCTGCGCCCAGAGATGACGGCGGGCCTGGTGCGATCGCTCATCGAACACAAGCTGTATGCAGCGGGCAACGCCCAGCGGCTTTGGTGCGTCGGCCCCGTGTTTCGCTACGAGCGGCCCCAGGCCGGGCGACAGCGCCAGTTTCACCAACTGGATGTAGAAGTCATGGGCAGCGCCGATCCCCGCGCCGATGCCGAGGTGATTGCCCTGGCGACGGACTTGCTGCAACATCTGGGGCTGAAAACGCTGACGATGGATTTGAACTCGGTGGGCACGCCCGCTGACCGTCAGCAGTATCGCGCCGCCCTAGTGGACTATTTCACGCCGTTCAAAGCCGAGCTAGATCCCGATTCTCAGGATCGGCTGACGCGCAACCCAATGCGAATCTTGGACAGCAAAGATGCCCGCACCAAGGAAATCGTCCAGGACGCACCCAGCATTCTCGACTACCTGAGCGCCGAGTCGCAGCAGCGGTTCGAGGCGGTGCAGCAGCGCCTCACTGACCTGGGCATTGCCTACCAGGTGAATCCCCGTCTGGTGCGCGGGCTAGACTATTACACCCACACCGCGTTTGAGATTCAGTCGGCAGACCTGGGCGCACAGGCGACGGTCTGCGGGGGCGGCCGCTACGACGGGCTGGTGGCAGAACTGGGCGGCCCCGAAACGCCCGCGGTCGGCTGGGGGCTGGGCATGGAGCGGCTGGTGCTGCTGCTGCAAAAACTGCATCCGGCGACCGAAGTCAGCGTCGATTTTTATGTGGTGTCTAAGGGCGATCGCCCCGAAGCCCAGTCGCTCCAGATTGCCCAAACGCTGCGTCGACTGGGCTTTTCGGTCGATCTCGACCTGAGCGGCAGCGCCTTTGGCAAGCAGATGAAGCGGGCCGACCGCAGCGGTGCGGCTGCCTGCCTGATTCTGGGCGACGAAGAGGCAGAAACCGGCATGGTGCAGGTGAAATGGCTGGCATCGGGAGAGCAAGAGGCGATCGCCCAGGCCGACCTTGCTTCCAGGGCTGACCTGCTGCGCCAGCAGCTCGGAAAACGCTAA
- a CDS encoding LapA family protein translates to MRPILLFLFIALLAIVVLQNLSPSVALTFLGMQTVALPLAVWLVGAVLAGAITTVLVATLIRFLANGRFAKRSLHESPRRKARRPSRRPSSTQGEPWTPPPWTGGWTKPLDPEPVDRAGNAPRPREAAWAAAEDDWENPRPSNEWDDWEDAPRASTAGSRTVIQDVPYREIAPPIEPDPAYRDRPYEAAESAYQYRPYEAEAAAESAYQYRPYEVVEEPPEADDSAGYQYRPYLDEEPEEEREVWDDWEEEPPAQPASSPSPEEPPAEPRRPIVEINREPETGYRSGTVYSFSYRRAQPDTPTDNIKAPPDESAQSSAQSSAQSSAQSSAQSSAGEASLQTPAATSADPSTDRPADSATANPPHSPSGESTKPGSIYEADFRVVAPPSDPNQEPIAPVMAEDDADWDDDGDRPIAPDDDYDRSDGGEVWDDESWDDGADEPGAGQGSLDREIWDDWDDDEDEENDDGDNPPPRSGGSGRSPEGNPPLRLG, encoded by the coding sequence ATGCGTCCGATTCTGCTTTTCCTTTTCATTGCCCTACTCGCCATCGTAGTGCTGCAAAACCTCTCGCCTTCGGTGGCGCTGACGTTTTTGGGGATGCAGACGGTGGCGCTGCCGCTGGCAGTGTGGCTGGTGGGGGCGGTGCTGGCGGGGGCCATCACAACGGTCTTGGTGGCCACGCTGATTCGGTTTTTGGCGAACGGGCGATTCGCGAAGCGATCCTTGCATGAATCGCCCCGTCGCAAGGCCCGCCGCCCCAGCCGCAGACCCTCCAGCACGCAGGGCGAACCCTGGACCCCGCCCCCCTGGACTGGCGGCTGGACAAAGCCGCTTGACCCGGAACCCGTCGATCGAGCAGGCAATGCGCCCCGTCCGCGAGAAGCCGCCTGGGCCGCGGCCGAAGATGACTGGGAAAATCCCCGCCCTAGCAACGAATGGGACGACTGGGAAGACGCACCGCGTGCTTCCACGGCAGGCAGCCGCACGGTGATTCAGGACGTACCCTATCGGGAAATTGCGCCGCCCATCGAGCCAGACCCCGCGTATCGCGATCGCCCCTACGAAGCAGCAGAATCGGCCTATCAATATCGCCCCTACGAGGCAGAAGCAGCGGCAGAGTCGGCCTATCAATATCGCCCCTACGAAGTTGTCGAGGAGCCGCCAGAGGCCGACGACTCCGCTGGCTATCAATATCGTCCCTACCTGGACGAGGAGCCAGAAGAGGAGCGCGAGGTCTGGGACGACTGGGAGGAAGAGCCGCCCGCCCAGCCCGCCTCGTCGCCTTCGCCAGAGGAGCCGCCCGCCGAACCTCGCCGCCCCATTGTGGAGATTAACCGAGAGCCAGAGACCGGCTATCGATCAGGCACGGTCTACTCCTTTAGCTATCGCCGCGCCCAGCCAGACACCCCCACCGACAACATCAAGGCTCCGCCAGACGAGTCGGCCCAGAGTTCTGCCCAGAGTTCTGCCCAGAGTTCCGCCCAAAGTTCCGCCCAGAGTTCCGCTGGAGAGGCTTCATTACAGACTCCTGCGGCAACGTCGGCTGACCCCTCGACCGATCGCCCAGCCGATTCTGCAACCGCCAATCCACCCCATTCACCCAGCGGGGAATCTACAAAGCCCGGTTCGATTTACGAGGCAGACTTTCGGGTCGTTGCGCCTCCCAGCGACCCAAACCAAGAGCCGATCGCCCCGGTCATGGCGGAGGATGACGCAGACTGGGACGACGATGGCGATCGCCCCATTGCCCCCGACGACGACTATGACCGCAGCGATGGCGGCGAAGTGTGGGACGACGAAAGCTGGGACGACGGGGCAGATGAGCCTGGGGCAGGGCAAGGGTCGCTGGATCGAGAAATTTGGGATGATTGGGACGATGACGAGGACGAAGAGAATGACGACGGAGACAATCCTCCTCCTCGCTCTGGGGGATCGGGGCGATCGCCAGAGGGCAACCCACCACTGCGGTTGGGATAA
- a CDS encoding shikimate kinase — MNDTPPNGKPTESESLLLHLSTDHTVPADAETTVRRLRRTNLYLVGMMGCGKTTVGRLVAQKLGYQFFDTDTLIETATHQTVAQVFAERGEAGFRDLETQILAELSSYAYGSLAIATGGGAVLRPQNWSYLHHGIVIWLDVPADQLYYRLRHSTTRPLLQDPDPRQRIQELLDQRRPLYAQADVHVQLRGRESPEFVTARVLEAIARAIRPEAEDPEAEAE; from the coding sequence ATGAACGACACGCCGCCCAACGGCAAACCCACCGAATCGGAATCCCTGCTGCTTCACCTGTCCACCGATCACACCGTTCCCGCCGATGCCGAAACGACGGTGCGGCGGCTGCGGCGCACAAACCTCTATCTGGTGGGGATGATGGGCTGTGGCAAAACGACCGTCGGCCGCTTGGTGGCGCAAAAGCTGGGCTACCAGTTTTTTGACACCGACACGCTCATCGAGACTGCGACGCATCAGACCGTAGCGCAGGTGTTTGCCGAGCGCGGCGAAGCAGGATTTCGCGATCTAGAAACGCAAATTTTGGCGGAGCTGTCGTCCTATGCCTACGGCAGTCTGGCGATCGCCACAGGCGGCGGTGCGGTGCTGCGTCCCCAAAACTGGAGCTACCTACACCACGGCATCGTTATCTGGCTGGATGTGCCCGCTGATCAGCTTTATTACCGCCTGCGCCACAGCACCACGCGCCCGCTGCTGCAAGACCCCGACCCGCGCCAGCGCATTCAGGAGTTGCTGGATCAGCGCCGCCCGCTCTACGCCCAGGCAGATGTCCACGTCCAGCTTCGCGGCCGCGAGTCGCCCGAATTCGTGACGGCACGAGTGCTAGAGGCGATCGCCCGGGCCATTCGTCCTGAAGCCGAAGACCCCGAAGCCGAAGCAGAATAG